Proteins encoded together in one Oxalobacteraceae sp. CFBP 8761 window:
- a CDS encoding TonB-dependent receptor encodes MPPSSLYVCAFAALLSTAYSLDASAQDDSGALPWADYSLEQLSDIAVTSVSRQSEPLARAAASVFVISATDIARSGATTLPEVLRLAPNLQVARVNTHEYAISARGFLSTQANKLLVMIDGRSVYSPLFSGVVWEMQDVALEDVARIEVVSGPGGTVWGTNAVNGVINIITRSAAETHGGVVTAYAGPDERGAGVRYGGQFENGPHWRVYARQARIEADRSGPAEGADNRMAREQAGFRLDWEGSEHDVTLSGDVYDGRLRNTSLLSSGTMSGANLRAEVQRDLADAGKLRMHAWLDHTRRSKPGVGMQQIDTVDVEAQHLVRFGAHGVTWGGGYRNSRDRIDGGPVLRFTPARRNLRWSHLFVQDELALTPALRAVAGMRVEHNVYTGSELLPNLRLAWDANDHATLWAALSRTVRAPSRIDRDLFVINPASPRQFLIAGGADTLAETARVAELGFRAQPMPTLSYSATLFYTDFERLRSLEPATPGVRLPYVINSLGKGNLRGIEFWASWQAARGWRLHAGGVLQDVDVGREPASRDTTGLSFLGGNDPNLTWTLRSAHDLSERVWADFSLRYVARLPQLAVPSYHELDARIAWQVRPDLELALAGRNLLHARHAEFVAAGSRQLLERTVFASATLRF; translated from the coding sequence ATGCCACCTTCTTCGTTGTATGTTTGCGCCTTTGCCGCACTGTTGTCGACCGCATATTCCCTTGATGCAAGCGCGCAGGACGATTCGGGCGCGCTGCCGTGGGCAGATTACTCGCTCGAACAATTATCCGATATCGCCGTGACGTCCGTATCGCGCCAGAGCGAGCCGCTGGCGCGCGCAGCGGCGTCGGTATTCGTGATCAGCGCCACGGACATCGCACGCTCGGGCGCGACCACGCTGCCCGAAGTGCTGCGGCTGGCGCCGAATCTCCAGGTCGCCCGTGTGAATACCCATGAATACGCGATCAGCGCCCGCGGATTCCTGTCGACCCAGGCCAACAAGCTGCTTGTCATGATCGATGGCCGCAGCGTGTATTCGCCGCTGTTTTCCGGCGTGGTCTGGGAAATGCAGGATGTGGCGCTGGAAGACGTCGCGCGCATCGAGGTGGTCAGCGGGCCGGGCGGTACGGTGTGGGGTACGAATGCCGTCAACGGGGTGATCAATATCATCACACGCAGCGCGGCCGAGACCCACGGCGGCGTGGTCACGGCGTATGCGGGGCCGGACGAGCGTGGCGCCGGTGTGCGCTACGGCGGGCAGTTCGAGAACGGACCGCACTGGCGCGTGTACGCCAGACAAGCCCGGATCGAGGCCGATCGGAGCGGGCCGGCTGAAGGCGCCGACAATCGCATGGCGCGCGAGCAGGCCGGTTTTCGTCTCGACTGGGAAGGCAGCGAGCACGATGTAACGCTCAGCGGAGACGTGTATGACGGGCGCTTGCGCAACACGTCCCTGTTATCGAGCGGGACGATGTCCGGCGCCAATCTGCGGGCAGAGGTCCAGCGCGATCTTGCCGACGCCGGCAAGTTGCGCATGCATGCCTGGCTCGATCACACGCGCCGCAGCAAGCCGGGCGTTGGGATGCAGCAGATCGACACGGTCGACGTCGAAGCCCAGCATCTGGTGCGCTTCGGTGCGCATGGCGTCACCTGGGGCGGCGGGTACCGCAACAGCCGTGACCGGATCGACGGCGGGCCCGTGTTGCGTTTCACGCCGGCGCGCCGCAATCTGCGCTGGTCGCACCTGTTCGTCCAGGATGAGTTGGCCCTGACGCCGGCGCTGCGCGCCGTGGCCGGGATGCGCGTCGAACACAATGTCTATACGGGCAGCGAGTTGCTGCCCAATCTGCGGCTCGCTTGGGACGCGAACGACCATGCGACGCTGTGGGCGGCCCTGTCGCGCACGGTGCGTGCACCGTCGCGCATCGACCGTGATCTGTTTGTCATTAATCCGGCCTCGCCGCGCCAGTTTTTGATTGCCGGCGGCGCCGACACGCTCGCGGAAACGGCGCGTGTGGCCGAACTGGGGTTCCGCGCCCAACCCATGCCGACGCTGTCGTATTCGGCCACGCTGTTCTATACCGACTTCGAGCGGCTGCGCTCGCTCGAGCCGGCAACACCCGGCGTAAGGTTACCGTACGTCATCAACAGCCTGGGCAAGGGCAATTTGCGTGGCATCGAATTCTGGGCCAGCTGGCAGGCCGCGCGCGGCTGGCGCCTGCACGCCGGCGGCGTGCTGCAGGACGTCGACGTGGGTCGCGAGCCGGCCAGTCGCGACACCACGGGGTTGTCCTTCCTGGGTGGCAATGACCCCAACCTGACCTGGACCTTGCGCAGCGCGCACGATCTGAGCGAACGCGTCTGGGCGGATTTTTCACTTCGTTACGTCGCACGGCTGCCGCAGCTGGCCGTGCCAAGTTATCATGAGCTCGACGCGCGGATCGCGTGGCAAGTGCGTCCCGATCTCGAGCTCGCCCTTGCCGGACGCAACCTGTTGCATGCCCGCCACGCCGAATTCGTCGCGGCAGGCAGCCGCCAGTTGCTCGAGCGCACGGTGTTTGCCAGCGCCACGCTGCGTTTTTGA
- a CDS encoding SMP-30/gluconolactonase/LRE family protein, whose translation MTMPGFTWAACSGLFRFTFFLLLALALPADANQRNLRFERLSVEEGLSQHSVMSILQDRQGFIWFGTQAGLHRYDGYRIVIYRNDANDPASIPDNFISASYEDPDGRLWFGTKGGLARHDPATGRFERFALTQPGRTVKRSVVAIVPGPDGALWLATNDGVVRFDPHTGQQHNHVSDPDNPASLRDNRVNALAFDGRGALWVGTAAGLDRLDPASGQVTRFTMAPPDDAERNAVLALSMGPRETLWIGTAAGLEAWRIDGDVPQRRQIGAADGMRDARIRTLYHDSGAQLWVGTSADGLKWLDPSSGRFTGYRHLPQDRHSLSDNMVSALLVDRTGTLWVGTYFGGINRTDLASGGFARFGETEGMGRARVRAIVDDPAGRLWLGTSGDGLMLLDPATRTTRRFGTDAFTGTVVTALAQAGGRLWIGTPTGLAWRDARGRMGRVELGQSPGANHIQALREGRDGTLWVMTRDGLSAVAPGATTVRHWRNVPGDATSLGDNYGFALVEDRRGVLWIGTESGLERFDPASGTFSRFRHDQHDGASLRHSRVYHLLESKDGHLWVGTAGGLHRMVQAGGRTSFRYYPFSSQDAQSIGAILEDNAGIIWASTTAGITRVDPVTGQTKSYNAKDGLIDGAYFVGAGRRGADGQLHFGGVSGVTSFNPADVHDNPFPPTVAITDLQVLNRSRGIHNLAAQREITLSHRDTVISLEFAALHYADPMGNLYAYQLEGFDANWVNTGAGRRFATYTNLDPGQYVFRVRASNKDGVWSKEAATLAITVTPPYWKTWWFRTLAVALVVTLSYLAYRLRIGALVTRQGLLAREVDARTGELLLQKEAAERGKREVERQKESVERAHRNIALLSEMGRMLTTNLDHEAIMLTLYQHVKALMDAPLFAVALRQRERGVLELPFAMAFGRREAPRELAFDPAGHLLARCVNENRAFLLTDVDAELRACLPDAPDLAAAVALAAPAAALPMPGSLLCVPVTAGERVLGALTVQSLEASAYGQVHLDMLGTLAAYVGVAMDNAEAYARLKETQVQLAAQERLASLGSLVAGVAHELNTPIGNSLLMASTLQERTHAVAAQFEATTLKRSDLADYMGAARDASQLIVRSLHNAAELVSSFRQVSVDQASAQRRRFDLAQACHEIGATLMNTVRLSGHRLDIDVPAGIVMDSFPGPLGQVIINFVNNAMLHAFDGPGGVMTLTALETDGQVTLTFRDDGRGIDPAYLGRIFDPFFTTRMGQGGTGLGLNIVYNIVTTLMGGTIRVVSLPDAGTAFLLELPQKAPEALAATVSAAV comes from the coding sequence ATGACCATGCCAGGTTTTACCTGGGCTGCCTGTAGCGGCCTGTTTCGTTTCACCTTCTTCCTGCTGCTGGCGCTGGCGTTGCCGGCCGACGCCAACCAGCGCAACCTGCGCTTCGAGCGCCTGTCGGTCGAAGAAGGCTTGTCCCAGCACTCGGTCATGAGCATTTTGCAGGACCGCCAGGGATTCATCTGGTTCGGCACCCAGGCCGGCCTGCATCGCTACGACGGCTACCGGATCGTCATCTACCGCAACGACGCCAACGATCCTGCCAGCATCCCCGACAACTTCATCTCGGCTTCGTACGAAGATCCGGATGGGCGCCTCTGGTTCGGCACGAAAGGTGGGCTGGCACGGCACGATCCGGCGACCGGCCGGTTCGAGCGGTTTGCGCTCACCCAGCCGGGCCGCACCGTCAAGCGTTCGGTGGTGGCGATCGTGCCGGGGCCCGATGGCGCGCTGTGGCTCGCGACCAATGACGGCGTGGTGCGCTTCGACCCGCACACGGGCCAGCAGCACAACCATGTATCCGATCCGGACAACCCGGCGAGCCTGCGCGACAACCGCGTCAATGCACTCGCATTCGACGGGCGCGGGGCGCTGTGGGTTGGCACCGCCGCAGGCCTGGACCGGCTCGACCCGGCGAGCGGCCAGGTCACGCGCTTCACGATGGCGCCGCCCGATGACGCCGAACGCAATGCCGTGCTGGCGCTGTCGATGGGACCGCGCGAGACGCTGTGGATCGGTACCGCGGCGGGCCTCGAGGCCTGGCGCATCGACGGCGATGTGCCGCAGCGGCGTCAGATCGGCGCTGCGGACGGGATGCGCGATGCGCGCATCCGCACGCTGTACCACGACAGCGGTGCGCAGCTATGGGTCGGTACCTCGGCCGATGGCCTGAAGTGGCTCGATCCGTCCAGCGGCCGGTTCACCGGCTACCGCCATCTGCCACAGGATCGGCACAGCCTGTCCGACAACATGGTCTCGGCGCTGCTGGTCGACCGCACCGGTACGCTGTGGGTCGGCACGTATTTTGGCGGGATCAATCGCACCGATCTTGCCAGCGGGGGCTTTGCGCGCTTTGGCGAGACGGAAGGGATGGGGCGCGCCAGGGTGCGGGCCATTGTCGACGACCCGGCCGGGCGCCTGTGGCTGGGCACCAGCGGCGATGGCCTGATGCTGCTCGACCCGGCCACGCGCACGACCCGGCGCTTCGGCACCGATGCGTTCACGGGCACGGTCGTCACTGCGCTGGCGCAGGCCGGGGGGCGGCTCTGGATCGGCACCCCCACCGGCCTGGCGTGGCGCGACGCGCGCGGGCGCATGGGGCGTGTCGAATTGGGCCAGAGTCCGGGCGCCAATCATATACAGGCGCTGCGCGAGGGCCGCGACGGCACGCTGTGGGTCATGACGCGCGATGGCCTGTCGGCAGTCGCGCCTGGTGCCACCACCGTGCGCCACTGGCGCAATGTGCCGGGTGACGCCACGAGCCTGGGCGACAACTATGGCTTTGCCCTGGTCGAAGACCGGCGCGGGGTGCTGTGGATCGGCACCGAATCGGGCCTGGAGCGCTTTGACCCCGCCAGCGGCACGTTCAGCCGCTTTCGCCATGACCAGCACGATGGCGCGAGCCTGCGCCACAGTCGTGTGTATCATCTGCTCGAGTCCAAGGACGGCCACCTGTGGGTCGGCACCGCAGGGGGCCTGCACCGGATGGTGCAGGCTGGCGGACGCACCTCGTTTCGCTACTATCCTTTCAGCAGCCAGGATGCGCAGTCGATCGGCGCCATCCTCGAAGACAACGCCGGCATCATCTGGGCCAGCACGACCGCCGGCATCACGCGCGTCGACCCGGTCACCGGCCAGACCAAGAGTTATAACGCCAAGGATGGCTTGATCGACGGTGCCTATTTCGTCGGCGCCGGCCGGCGCGGCGCCGACGGGCAGCTGCACTTTGGCGGCGTGAGCGGCGTCACGTCATTCAACCCGGCCGACGTGCATGACAATCCCTTCCCGCCAACCGTTGCCATCACCGACCTGCAGGTATTGAACCGCTCGCGCGGCATCCACAACCTGGCGGCGCAACGGGAGATCACGCTGTCGCACCGCGACACCGTGATCTCGCTCGAGTTCGCGGCGCTGCACTACGCCGACCCGATGGGCAACCTGTACGCCTACCAGCTCGAAGGCTTCGACGCCAACTGGGTCAATACCGGCGCGGGGCGGCGCTTTGCCACCTATACCAATCTCGATCCCGGCCAATACGTGTTCCGGGTCCGGGCCAGCAACAAGGATGGCGTCTGGAGCAAGGAGGCAGCCACGCTCGCGATCACGGTCACGCCGCCATACTGGAAGACATGGTGGTTCCGCACGCTGGCCGTGGCGCTCGTGGTGACGCTGTCGTACCTCGCCTACCGGCTGCGCATTGGCGCGCTCGTGACGCGCCAGGGCTTGCTCGCGCGCGAAGTCGACGCCCGCACCGGCGAGCTGCTGCTGCAGAAAGAAGCGGCCGAGCGCGGCAAGCGCGAGGTCGAACGTCAGAAGGAATCGGTCGAGCGTGCACACCGCAACATCGCGCTGCTGTCGGAGATGGGGCGCATGCTGACCACGAACCTCGACCACGAGGCGATCATGCTGACGCTGTACCAGCACGTCAAGGCGCTGATGGATGCACCGTTGTTTGCCGTCGCGCTGCGCCAGCGCGAGCGCGGCGTGCTCGAGCTGCCGTTCGCGATGGCGTTCGGCCGGCGCGAGGCGCCGCGCGAGCTGGCCTTCGATCCGGCCGGGCACCTGCTGGCGCGCTGCGTGAACGAGAACCGCGCATTCTTGCTGACGGATGTCGACGCCGAACTGCGGGCCTGCCTGCCCGACGCGCCTGACCTGGCTGCTGCAGTGGCGCTGGCCGCACCGGCGGCTGCACTCCCGATGCCGGGCTCGTTGCTATGCGTGCCGGTGACGGCGGGTGAGCGCGTGCTGGGCGCACTGACGGTGCAAAGCCTGGAGGCAAGCGCCTACGGCCAGGTCCACCTCGACATGCTCGGTACGCTGGCGGCCTATGTCGGCGTGGCCATGGACAATGCCGAAGCCTACGCGCGCCTGAAGGAAACCCAGGTGCAACTGGCGGCGCAGGAGCGGCTGGCGTCACTGGGTTCGCTCGTGGCCGGCGTGGCGCACGAACTCAATACGCCGATCGGCAACAGCCTTCTCATGGCCAGCACGCTGCAGGAACGCACGCACGCGGTGGCGGCGCAGTTCGAGGCCACCACGCTCAAGCGGTCCGACCTGGCCGATTACATGGGCGCGGCGCGCGACGCGTCGCAGCTGATCGTGCGCAGCCTGCACAATGCGGCCGAACTGGTGAGCAGCTTCCGCCAGGTCTCGGTCGACCAGGCCAGTGCCCAGCGGCGCCGGTTCGACCTGGCCCAGGCCTGCCATGAAATCGGCGCGACCCTGATGAATACGGTGCGCCTGAGCGGGCACCGGCTCGACATCGATGTGCCGGCCGGGATTGTCATGGACAGTTTTCCTGGCCCGCTGGGCCAGGTGATCATCAACTTCGTCAACAACGCAATGCTGCACGCGTTCGACGGCCCGGGCGGCGTGATGACGCTGACGGCGCTGGAAACCGACGGCCAGGTCACGCTCACGTTCCGCGACGACGGCCGCGGCATCGACCCGGCCTACCTGGGCCGGATCTTCGATCCGTTCTTCACGACGCGCATGGGCCAGGGTGGCACCGGTCTGGGACTGAACATCGTCTACAACATCGTCACGACGCTGATGGGTGGGACGATCCGCGTCGTGAGCCTGCCGGACGCCGGGACGGCCTTCCTGCTCGAACTGCCGCAGAAAGCGCCCGAGGCCCTGGCGGCCACGGTCAGCGCCGCTGTTTAA
- a CDS encoding IS1595 family transposase, translating into MKAPRFKGWFAKLPSLNQPQRRQVLDALHPAAGLDQVVALISESRAPGRCCPRCGNERCYRHGFANDLQRYRCCACGRTFNDLTGTPLARLRLKAKWLAYSQTLLDSLPVRKAADRVSVHRNTAFRWRHRFLHWVKLDRPAVLNGIVEADETFLLESQKGSRTLDRAPRHRGGRAAKPGISSELDCILVARDREGRTVDAVTGRGALTSAQLDRNLLPRLDKQALLVSDSHAAYRAFARKHRIAHETVNLRAGVRARRLGNLAIHVQNVNAYHQRFKTWLQGFRGVASRYLPNYLGWRWALDGQRIILPEQLFRIAISVINR; encoded by the coding sequence ATGAAAGCGCCGCGTTTCAAGGGCTGGTTTGCAAAACTGCCTTCGCTGAATCAGCCGCAGCGCCGGCAGGTGCTTGATGCCCTGCACCCTGCAGCCGGGCTTGATCAGGTAGTCGCACTCATCAGTGAATCCAGAGCGCCAGGCCGCTGCTGCCCCAGATGCGGCAACGAGCGTTGCTACCGGCACGGGTTCGCCAACGACTTGCAGCGCTATCGCTGCTGCGCTTGCGGCCGCACTTTTAACGACCTGACCGGTACCCCGCTGGCGCGGCTGAGGCTCAAGGCCAAATGGCTCGCTTATTCTCAGACGCTGCTCGATTCACTCCCCGTACGCAAGGCGGCAGACCGGGTCAGCGTACACCGCAACACGGCCTTTCGATGGCGCCACCGTTTCCTGCATTGGGTCAAGCTCGACCGGCCCGCAGTCCTCAATGGCATTGTCGAGGCCGACGAAACATTTCTGCTCGAATCACAAAAAGGTTCACGCACACTTGACCGGGCACCGCGCCATCGCGGCGGCCGCGCTGCCAAACCGGGCATTTCCAGCGAACTGGACTGCATCCTGGTCGCGCGCGACCGCGAAGGGCGCACGGTCGATGCCGTGACTGGCCGCGGTGCACTCACGTCTGCGCAACTCGATCGTAACTTGCTGCCCAGGCTCGACAAGCAGGCGTTGCTGGTCAGTGATAGCCATGCCGCCTACCGCGCCTTTGCACGCAAGCACAGGATCGCGCACGAGACGGTCAACCTGCGCGCCGGTGTGCGTGCGAGGCGACTGGGCAATCTTGCTATCCATGTGCAGAACGTGAATGCCTACCATCAGCGTTTCAAGACCTGGCTACAGGGCTTTCGCGGCGTGGCGTCGCGCTACCTGCCCAATTACCTAGGCTGGCGCTGGGCGTTGGATGGACAGCGAATTATTTTGCCGGAACAATTGTTCCGCATTGCTATCAGCGTCATCAACAGATAA
- a CDS encoding D-2-hydroxyacid dehydrogenase has protein sequence MQRIVFLDRDSLRANVRIPAFEHTWQDHAATAVDDVVARLAGATVAITNKVPLRADAIARLPDLKMVAVAATGTDNVDLAACRAAGIVVANIRNYSLVSVPEHCFTLILALRRNLRAYAADVEAGKWETSSRFCLLDHPIGDLAGTRLGIVGYGALGRQVASIARAFGMEVVATSRSPITDTDVTALPLDELLATSQVVSLHVPLTDATRHMIGARELALMQPGALLINTARGGLVDEAALANVLMEGRIAAGFDVLSEEPPGSNNPLLRLRLPHFLLTPHIAWASFGAMQTLADMLVDNIEAWHAGTPTNVV, from the coding sequence ATGCAGCGAATCGTTTTTCTCGACCGTGACAGCCTGCGCGCCAACGTACGCATACCCGCCTTCGAGCATACCTGGCAAGACCATGCCGCCACCGCGGTCGATGACGTCGTGGCACGCCTGGCCGGCGCCACCGTCGCCATCACCAACAAGGTGCCGTTGCGGGCCGACGCCATCGCGCGACTGCCCGACCTGAAGATGGTCGCCGTCGCCGCGACCGGCACCGACAACGTTGATCTGGCAGCCTGCCGCGCGGCCGGCATCGTGGTGGCCAATATCCGCAATTATTCGCTGGTATCGGTGCCCGAGCACTGCTTCACCTTGATTCTGGCGCTGCGCCGCAATCTGCGCGCCTACGCGGCCGACGTCGAGGCGGGCAAGTGGGAAACCTCGAGCCGCTTTTGCCTGCTCGACCACCCGATCGGCGACCTGGCCGGCACGCGCCTGGGCATCGTCGGCTACGGCGCGCTGGGCCGGCAAGTGGCCAGCATCGCGCGCGCTTTCGGCATGGAGGTCGTCGCCACCTCGCGCTCGCCGATCACCGATACGGACGTCACGGCGCTGCCGCTGGACGAGTTGCTGGCGACGTCGCAGGTGGTGAGCCTGCACGTACCGCTGACTGACGCGACGCGCCACATGATCGGCGCGCGCGAACTCGCTCTGATGCAGCCCGGCGCGCTCCTGATCAACACGGCGCGCGGCGGCCTGGTCGACGAGGCGGCGCTGGCGAACGTGCTGATGGAAGGCCGCATCGCCGCCGGCTTCGATGTCCTGAGCGAAGAGCCGCCCGGTTCGAACAATCCGCTGCTGCGCCTGCGCCTGCCGCACTTTCTGCTCACGCCGCACATCGCGTGGGCCAGCTTTGGCGCAATGCAGACGCTGGCCGACATGCTGGTCGATAATATCGAAGCGTGGCATGCCGGCACGCCAACCAACGTCGTTTAA
- a CDS encoding response regulator: protein MSMHDTGSVRSKLILMAVSTTAVALLCAGIAMLLLDLRTFQRYWIDDLTTQADIVASVTAPAVSFNDPADVAQSLTLLRVRPQIVAAAVFTANGTRFATYVRTGVKANLPEQPEPAGYRIERGEVVLYHDIVENGERVGTVYLRSRYGVLDRALSYGAILGGVLLGALVIAAIVASRLQASITRPLEAVTDIARQVMLRRDFSLRVPGHQKGEIGVLVEAFNDMLAEIGRRSDALQTANRTLEHEMDVRQKAEGALILADRRKDEFLATLAHELRNPLAPIRTGLDILRIRSGDAQATQRATDIMERQLRQMVRLVDDLLDVSRINTGKFTIKMGRVELKAVVNDALEVVRSYIELHGHELVLELPDRPVFLHGDATRLAQVLSNLLNNAAKYTNRGGRVVLKGEVDENTLILEVADTGIGLAPEMLDSVFDMFVQVDSTLERSNAGLGVGLSLARKLVELHGGTITAHSEGLGHGSRFVVRLPIVVEPEPPTKPTPAAFISAESYRILLADDNVDFVNSIGALLTAMGHSVVITHNGPDALAAAARFCPDYAFLDIGLPHMSGYDLARGIRKLPTGALTVLIAVTGWGQEKDRQLAFESGFDHHMVKPVRFEQIEEILGSRSIIKKLRT, encoded by the coding sequence ATGTCTATGCACGATACCGGCTCCGTGCGCAGCAAATTGATCCTCATGGCGGTGTCCACCACCGCAGTGGCGTTGCTGTGCGCGGGTATCGCCATGCTGTTGCTCGACCTGCGCACCTTCCAGCGCTACTGGATCGACGACCTCACCACCCAGGCCGACATCGTCGCCAGCGTGACCGCACCGGCGGTCTCGTTCAACGACCCGGCCGACGTGGCGCAGAGCCTGACCCTGTTGCGGGTACGCCCGCAGATCGTGGCCGCGGCCGTGTTTACTGCGAATGGCACGCGCTTTGCCACCTACGTGCGCACCGGCGTCAAGGCCAATCTGCCCGAGCAACCCGAGCCGGCGGGCTACCGCATCGAGCGCGGCGAAGTCGTCCTGTACCACGACATCGTCGAAAACGGCGAGCGGGTCGGCACCGTCTACCTGCGTTCGCGCTACGGCGTGCTGGACCGGGCCCTGAGCTATGGCGCGATCCTGGGCGGCGTGCTGCTGGGCGCGCTCGTGATCGCCGCCATCGTGGCCTCGCGCCTGCAGGCCTCGATCACACGGCCGCTCGAAGCGGTGACCGATATCGCGCGCCAGGTCATGCTGCGGCGCGACTTCAGCCTGCGCGTGCCGGGCCACCAGAAGGGCGAGATCGGCGTGCTGGTCGAAGCCTTCAACGACATGCTGGCCGAGATCGGCCGCCGCTCGGACGCGCTGCAGACCGCCAACCGCACGCTCGAGCATGAAATGGACGTGCGCCAGAAGGCCGAGGGCGCGCTGATCCTGGCCGACCGCCGCAAGGACGAATTCCTGGCGACGCTGGCGCACGAACTGCGCAATCCGCTGGCGCCGATCCGCACAGGCCTGGATATCCTGCGCATTCGCAGCGGCGATGCCCAGGCCACACAGCGCGCGACCGACATCATGGAACGCCAGCTGCGCCAGATGGTGCGGCTGGTGGACGACCTGCTGGACGTCTCGCGCATCAATACCGGCAAGTTCACGATCAAGATGGGCCGCGTGGAACTCAAGGCCGTCGTCAACGATGCGCTCGAAGTGGTGCGCTCGTACATCGAGCTGCACGGCCACGAACTGGTGCTCGAATTGCCCGATCGCCCCGTGTTTCTGCACGGCGACGCGACGCGCCTGGCCCAGGTGCTGTCGAACCTGCTCAACAATGCGGCCAAGTACACCAACCGGGGCGGGCGCGTCGTGCTGAAGGGCGAAGTGGACGAGAACACCCTGATCCTCGAAGTGGCCGATACCGGCATCGGCCTGGCGCCGGAGATGCTCGACTCGGTGTTCGACATGTTCGTTCAGGTCGACTCGACGCTCGAGCGCAGCAATGCCGGCCTGGGCGTGGGCCTGTCGCTGGCGCGCAAGCTCGTCGAACTGCATGGGGGCACGATCACCGCGCACAGCGAAGGCCTCGGCCATGGCAGCCGCTTCGTGGTGCGCCTGCCGATCGTCGTCGAACCGGAGCCGCCCACCAAGCCGACCCCGGCCGCCTTCATCAGCGCCGAAAGCTACCGCATCCTGCTGGCCGACGACAACGTCGACTTCGTCAACAGCATCGGCGCGCTGCTCACGGCCATGGGGCACAGCGTGGTCATCACGCACAACGGGCCCGATGCGCTGGCCGCGGCCGCGCGATTCTGCCCGGATTACGCCTTTTTGGATATCGGTCTGCCGCACATGTCCGGTTACGACTTGGCGCGCGGGATCCGCAAGCTGCCCACTGGCGCGCTGACCGTGCTGATTGCCGTCACGGGGTGGGGCCAGGAGAAAGACCGCCAGCTGGCGTTCGAGTCCGGCTTTGACCACCACATGGTCAAGCCGGTGCGCTTCGAGCAGATCGAAGAGATTCTGGGTAGCCGCAGCATCATCAAGAAGCTGCGTACCTGA
- a CDS encoding YfiR family protein, which produces MTINQPACPKRRRACLALMLPLLAGLSLGLPAHAIVVETAPVLERRVKAAFLYKFLGYADFPAGSFADATTPVSIGVVGADDMAAELTRIAAGRLVAGRMITVRALREQDLAQPLHVLFVAGQDDARAARLLRAANAQLTVTECEGGLRSGSVINFTIIDDRVRFDVSLDAAEKKNVKLSSRLLTVANRVQKGAT; this is translated from the coding sequence ATGACTATCAATCAACCAGCTTGTCCGAAGCGCCGCAGGGCGTGCCTGGCCTTGATGCTGCCGCTGCTGGCCGGCCTCAGCCTTGGCCTGCCTGCGCACGCGATCGTGGTCGAGACTGCGCCCGTACTCGAACGCCGCGTCAAGGCCGCTTTCCTGTACAAGTTTTTGGGCTACGCCGATTTCCCGGCCGGCTCGTTCGCCGATGCGACGACGCCGGTGAGCATTGGCGTGGTCGGTGCCGACGACATGGCGGCCGAGCTGACCCGGATTGCCGCGGGCCGTCTGGTGGCCGGGCGCATGATCACGGTGCGCGCGCTGCGCGAGCAGGATCTGGCACAGCCGCTGCACGTGTTGTTTGTCGCCGGCCAGGATGATGCGCGCGCCGCACGCCTGCTGCGCGCCGCCAATGCGCAGCTGACCGTGACCGAATGCGAAGGCGGACTGCGCAGTGGCAGCGTCATCAACTTCACGATCATCGACGATCGGGTTCGTTTCGACGTCTCGCTTGACGCGGCCGAAAAGAAGAATGTAAAGCTCAGTTCGCGCCTGCTGACGGTAGCGAACCGTGTGCAAAAAGGAGCCACCTGA
- a CDS encoding NUDIX hydrolase, which yields MTTFHPQPDEHGAPVRLAHPSTPTAIATWDDPASIATVIPLGALPPSLNDVPFAPWLDIPATNADWQTVPGQAVIDEPPFVVPKGFAPAAGVVIVEDDGRVWAVAPSNAFGGYDATFPKGRVDPDISLQATAIREAFEESGLRVQIVRHLIDCRRTQTLTRYYLARRLGGNPALMGWESQAVHLVPMALLETMLGNPNDAVIIDTLRRI from the coding sequence ATGACCACCTTCCATCCTCAACCCGATGAGCACGGTGCGCCGGTACGTCTCGCGCACCCTTCGACGCCAACGGCCATCGCTACCTGGGATGACCCGGCAAGCATCGCCACCGTGATTCCGCTCGGCGCCCTGCCCCCATCGCTGAACGATGTGCCGTTTGCACCATGGCTCGACATTCCGGCCACCAACGCCGACTGGCAAACGGTCCCTGGCCAGGCCGTCATCGACGAGCCGCCCTTTGTCGTGCCAAAGGGGTTTGCGCCCGCTGCAGGCGTCGTGATCGTGGAAGACGATGGCCGCGTGTGGGCCGTCGCGCCCTCGAACGCCTTCGGTGGTTACGACGCCACCTTCCCCAAGGGCCGTGTCGACCCGGACATCAGCCTGCAGGCAACCGCCATCCGCGAAGCATTCGAGGAATCGGGCCTGCGCGTGCAGATCGTCCGGCACCTGATCGACTGCCGGCGCACGCAGACGCTCACGCGCTACTACCTGGCGCGGCGCCTGGGCGGCAATCCGGCGCTGATGGGCTGGGAAAGCCAGGCCGTGCACCTGGTGCCGATGGCACTGCTGGAGACAATGCTGGGCAATCCCAACGATGCGGTCATCATCGATACGCTGCGACGAATCTGA